A single Gammaproteobacteria bacterium DNA region contains:
- the gluQRS gene encoding tRNA glutamyl-Q(34) synthetase GluQRS produces MTTRSTYRGRFAPSPTGPLHLGSLLAAVGSYLQARVNQGQWLVRIEDIDPPREVPGAADDILRTLETYGLHWDEAVLYQSDRHDAYAAALEQLRQQQLLYPCHCSRKTISDQARVGVAGPIYPDICRHKTPNYSPPYALRIRTGEQTIGFEDPVCGPLAQNIHHDVGDFVLQRADGLYNYQLAVVVDDAFQGITDVVRGHDLHGLTPAQIFLQQQLGVATPRYVHLPLLISSQGQKLSKQNGATAIDKHNPIPNLLKILGYLGQEPEQELIDANLDEFWQWAIAHWQLSRIPRHSQIPL; encoded by the coding sequence ATGACAACAAGATCTACTTATCGTGGCCGTTTCGCCCCCTCACCCACAGGACCACTTCATTTGGGTTCGCTGCTTGCCGCCGTCGGCAGTTATTTGCAAGCACGCGTCAACCAAGGTCAGTGGTTGGTGCGCATCGAAGATATCGATCCGCCACGCGAAGTTCCCGGTGCCGCCGATGATATCCTGCGCACGCTGGAAACGTACGGCCTGCATTGGGACGAAGCCGTGCTGTACCAGTCTGACCGCCACGATGCCTACGCCGCCGCCCTGGAACAACTGCGTCAGCAACAGTTGCTCTATCCCTGCCACTGCAGCCGCAAAACCATCAGTGACCAGGCTCGGGTTGGCGTCGCCGGGCCGATTTACCCGGACATCTGTCGCCACAAAACACCGAACTATTCACCGCCGTATGCCTTGCGAATCCGCACCGGCGAACAGACCATAGGTTTTGAGGATCCCGTGTGTGGCCCGCTGGCGCAAAACATCCACCACGACGTCGGCGACTTTGTACTGCAACGTGCCGATGGACTGTACAACTACCAACTCGCAGTCGTGGTTGACGACGCCTTCCAGGGCATCACCGACGTGGTGCGCGGCCACGATCTCCACGGCCTGACACCGGCGCAAATCTTCCTCCAGCAACAGCTCGGCGTTGCCACACCGCGCTACGTGCATTTGCCATTACTCATCAGTTCCCAGGGACAAAAACTGAGCAAGCAAAACGGTGCCACAGCCATCGACAAGCACAACCCCATCCCCAACCTGTTGAAAATTCTAGGCTATCTTGGCCAGGAACCCGAGCAGGAACTGATCGACGCCAACCTCGACGAATTCTGGCAATGGGCCATTGCCCACTGGCAACTGAGCCGCATTCCCCGCCACAGCCAAATTCCGTTGTAA
- a CDS encoding VWA domain-containing protein — protein MKYPAILQLFIILLTSLIGTTAYAATTAQAEQGIDIVFIVDSSGSMKQNDAQRLRVEAGKMFLNLLDARDRAAIISFSDKALQITPLLNLKTNDNERQLLQGMDAVSERGAFTNIYDALDQGYALLNKARSKGRKQHIVLMSDGKMDVGHHETDLRLTEKTLDVIGPKFAKARIKVHTITFTRSSNLPLMKLVAEDTRGTFNILNSTAEIHDVFSRIFEHSKSPDMLPVNEDSFIIDNNIREFTVLISKYKPNSLVALENPDGDLIDSNTKHRDVRWYNAKKFSLITVRNPVSGYWLIKYSEGGNKAYIITDLKLNVENAAEIAMGDSDVIRAWLEKDGKLIRRNALANTFKFKLKMTAPSGKVSEYALVDDGIDGDDLANDGYYQRSVDYTETGEYKLDILVNSETFDRKKTLFVTVKNSSTGQNPFSVKDASEPAVAVAESATHEAPAAEQHTPPAAPVVDPHKNVPPTEHVQPAEPAHESAAAATEHTAPEATTELPAKDEHAKSDVTDSVLIFVLINVIIGAIAGAYVIIKRLRKKSSASVTTTDTKDEIDLENSNTTTEEGDNAQPEPEIKDKPDNNQ, from the coding sequence GTGAAATACCCAGCGATACTCCAGCTGTTCATTATTTTGCTGACCTCCCTCATCGGCACGACCGCCTATGCCGCGACAACAGCCCAGGCTGAACAAGGCATCGACATCGTTTTCATCGTCGACAGTTCCGGCAGCATGAAACAAAACGACGCGCAACGACTGCGGGTAGAAGCTGGAAAAATGTTCCTCAACCTGCTGGACGCCCGCGACCGCGCCGCCATCATCAGCTTCAGCGATAAGGCATTGCAGATAACGCCTCTGCTCAACCTGAAAACCAACGACAATGAACGCCAACTGCTGCAAGGCATGGATGCTGTCAGCGAACGCGGTGCCTTCACCAACATCTACGACGCCCTTGATCAAGGTTACGCCCTGCTAAACAAGGCTCGCAGCAAAGGCCGCAAACAGCACATCGTTTTAATGTCCGATGGCAAAATGGATGTCGGCCATCATGAAACTGACCTGCGCCTGACCGAAAAAACCCTGGATGTCATTGGCCCCAAATTCGCCAAAGCACGCATCAAGGTGCACACCATTACCTTCACGCGTTCTTCCAACTTGCCGCTGATGAAACTGGTGGCGGAAGATACGCGCGGCACGTTCAACATACTCAACAGCACCGCTGAGATTCACGATGTCTTCAGCCGAATTTTTGAACACAGCAAATCTCCCGACATGTTGCCGGTCAACGAAGACAGCTTCATCATCGACAACAACATCCGCGAATTCACCGTACTCATCTCCAAGTACAAACCCAATTCGCTGGTTGCCCTGGAAAATCCTGATGGCGATTTGATCGACTCCAATACAAAGCACCGCGACGTCCGCTGGTATAACGCTAAAAAATTCAGTCTGATCACCGTACGCAATCCCGTTTCTGGTTATTGGCTGATCAAATACAGCGAAGGTGGCAACAAAGCCTACATCATTACCGATCTCAAACTGAATGTTGAAAACGCCGCAGAAATAGCAATGGGCGATTCCGACGTTATACGCGCCTGGCTGGAAAAAGATGGCAAACTGATTCGTCGCAATGCTCTGGCCAACACCTTCAAGTTCAAATTAAAAATGACTGCACCTTCCGGCAAGGTCAGCGAATACGCGCTGGTTGACGACGGCATTGATGGCGATGATCTGGCCAACGACGGTTACTATCAGCGATCAGTTGATTACACCGAAACCGGTGAATACAAACTCGACATTTTGGTCAACAGCGAAACGTTCGACCGTAAAAAAACCTTATTTGTTACGGTCAAGAATTCCTCCACCGGACAAAACCCATTCTCGGTAAAAGACGCCAGTGAACCTGCGGTTGCGGTTGCAGAGAGTGCCACACATGAGGCACCAGCCGCAGAACAACATACTCCCCCTGCTGCACCAGTAGTTGACCCTCATAAAAATGTCCCTCCTACCGAACACGTTCAACCAGCAGAACCGGCACATGAATCCGCAGCAGCAGCCACCGAACACACCGCCCCCGAAGCGACAACTGAACTCCCCGCAAAAGATGAACACGCAAAAAGCGATGTGACAGACAGCGTGCTGATATTTGTACTGATCAACGTCATCATTGGAGCCATTGCAGGCGCCTACGTTATCATCAAACGCCTAAGGAAAAAATCATCTGCCTCGGTCACCACCACTGACACAAAAGATGAAATTGACTTGGAAAATAGCAACACAACAACCGAAGAAGGAGATAATGCTCAACCTGAACCAGAAATAAAAGACAAACCGGACAACAACCAATGA
- a CDS encoding AAA family ATPase: MEFTVNQIILIGEAQLQPAGASPFLLERKAAALVAFLALHGPASRSQLAGLLWPDSAEATARNNLSQTMRRLKAQCGDTPLFQTAETLALTPHWVVDCKQLEMQHLQGEHEKVAVCSTALLSGLYYDDCPEFSFWLQRHNDQFLRLKQRSLAILYDNYQRDGAYREALGMAQRLVETEPLSEDAWRRLMQAHFNMDDRAAALNAYQRFVTLLRRELDLDPMPQTQALARDISAGLIVSPPAVASTIPPSVSHPPSLIGRADVWRLMEQAWQKGQAIFLAGPLGVGKTRLAREFLASKGRFYAFRTRPADHDVPYAAHARTYRELLQAFPEIELPTWVRNELARILPELGVSPGPVREAEQKLRFYQAKAEATRLAVAAGMRHVLIDDLHYSDLASIEAGHFVSSQYWGRLDGMRTVVCLQEDLLDPQARQALTAAVETGMVAFISLAPLGVDTFGELLASMGIDSNGDTQTLHQRCDGLPGALVRLATACFESGQDLLNKSSRDSE, encoded by the coding sequence TTGGAATTTACCGTTAACCAAATCATCTTGATTGGCGAAGCGCAGCTGCAACCAGCAGGCGCTTCGCCATTTTTATTGGAGCGCAAAGCAGCGGCACTGGTCGCTTTTCTTGCGTTGCATGGCCCGGCCAGCCGCAGTCAACTGGCAGGCTTGTTGTGGCCGGACTCTGCCGAGGCAACTGCGCGAAATAATTTGTCGCAAACCATGCGACGCCTTAAAGCCCAGTGCGGCGATACGCCCTTGTTTCAAACAGCCGAGACGCTGGCGTTGACGCCGCACTGGGTGGTGGATTGCAAACAGTTGGAAATGCAGCATCTGCAGGGTGAGCACGAAAAAGTGGCCGTGTGCAGCACCGCGCTGCTGTCTGGTCTGTACTACGATGACTGTCCCGAGTTTTCTTTTTGGCTGCAGCGGCATAACGATCAATTTTTGCGACTAAAACAGCGCTCTCTGGCCATACTGTACGACAATTATCAGCGAGATGGCGCATACCGCGAAGCCCTCGGTATGGCGCAACGTTTGGTGGAAACTGAACCGCTTTCTGAAGATGCCTGGCGACGCTTGATGCAGGCGCACTTCAACATGGATGACCGGGCGGCGGCGCTCAATGCCTATCAGCGTTTTGTGACGTTGCTGCGTCGCGAACTTGATCTTGATCCCATGCCGCAGACGCAGGCTCTGGCACGCGACATCAGTGCAGGATTGATTGTGTCGCCGCCGGCAGTGGCATCAACTATCCCGCCCAGCGTGTCGCATCCGCCAAGCCTGATTGGTCGCGCCGATGTTTGGCGACTGATGGAGCAGGCCTGGCAAAAAGGTCAGGCGATTTTTCTTGCCGGGCCGTTGGGGGTGGGTAAAACGCGGCTGGCGCGCGAGTTTCTGGCCAGCAAGGGGCGTTTCTACGCTTTCAGAACACGTCCTGCCGATCACGATGTTCCCTATGCCGCCCATGCGCGAACGTATCGTGAGCTGCTCCAGGCCTTTCCCGAAATTGAGTTACCGACGTGGGTGCGTAACGAGCTGGCGCGTATTCTCCCCGAGTTGGGTGTTAGTCCGGGGCCGGTGCGTGAGGCTGAACAAAAACTGCGTTTCTACCAGGCCAAGGCCGAGGCGACTCGGTTGGCGGTTGCGGCGGGTATGCGCCATGTGCTGATTGATGATCTGCATTATTCTGATTTGGCGAGCATTGAGGCCGGCCATTTTGTCAGCTCGCAATATTGGGGGCGGTTGGATGGCATGCGTACGGTTGTCTGTCTGCAAGAGGATTTGCTCGACCCGCAGGCCAGGCAGGCGCTGACCGCGGCGGTGGAAACGGGCATGGTCGCGTTCATTTCTCTTGCGCCGCTGGGGGTTGACACCTTTGGCGAGTTGTTGGCGTCCATGGGCATCGATTCAAACGGCGATACCCAGACATTACATCAGCGCTGCGATGGTTTGCCGGGGGCGTTGGTGCGCTTGGCCACCGCATGTTTTGAATCAGGTCAGGATCTTCTGAACAAGTCGTCGCGAGACAGCGAGTAG